Proteins from a genomic interval of Rhodococcoides fascians A25f:
- a CDS encoding DUF1707 SHOCT-like domain-containing protein — protein sequence MEARDLRVSDAEREHVGQLLQRAVGQGMLSLGEFTERMDTALASKTRGELNSVLVDLPGMHLAEEHGPAPKPVAAPTPHQPPRRVVQEHWGHGGGASDTLRGTMSTITRKGPWNVPPSLRVSTRMSTVTLDFTQAVMSTQVVEIHVDDYCSTVTLIVPTEATVDLNGVDTVAGSATNKVRTGPPYGPLHLVVSGKVRLGSVTAKHPFGSSIRRMFG from the coding sequence ATGGAGGCAAGGGATCTGCGAGTGTCCGATGCCGAACGTGAACACGTCGGGCAGTTGCTGCAACGCGCCGTGGGGCAGGGCATGCTCTCGCTCGGTGAGTTCACCGAGCGAATGGACACCGCCCTGGCGTCGAAGACCCGCGGTGAGCTGAACTCGGTTCTCGTCGACCTGCCCGGTATGCACCTGGCCGAGGAGCATGGCCCGGCACCGAAACCCGTCGCCGCGCCGACCCCGCATCAGCCTCCACGCCGTGTTGTTCAGGAGCATTGGGGGCACGGCGGCGGCGCGTCGGACACACTGCGCGGCACCATGTCCACCATCACCCGCAAGGGACCGTGGAACGTGCCGCCGAGCCTGCGCGTCTCCACTCGCATGTCCACGGTGACGCTCGACTTCACCCAGGCAGTCATGTCGACGCAGGTGGTCGAGATACACGTCGACGACTACTGCAGCACCGTGACACTGATCGTGCCCACCGAAGCGACCGTCGACCTCAACGGTGTCGACACGGTGGCGGGCAGCGCCACCAACAAGGTCCGTACCGGACCGCCCTACGGGCCGCTGCATCTTGTCGTGTCGGGCAAGGTTCGGTTGGGCTCGGTGACCGCAAAACATCCCTTCGGCAGCTCGATCCGCAGGATGTTCGGCTAG
- a CDS encoding glycosyltransferase, giving the protein MRIVQVANFYGPRSGGLRTAVDQLGSGYVAGGHEVTLIVPGAQWSEELLPSGVVRIEVPAPQIPCTGGYRVADPRRVSAVASGLRPDVIEVSDRLTLRGMGSWAARRDVRSVMISHERLDRLLAQTMPMRCARPIADLANRRTAEQYDAVVCTTEFAQQEFERIGVQNVHRVPLGVDLDLFHPRRRHVGDRSAWLGNADRLLVHCGRLSVEKHVERSIDSLAALNDSGIRARLVIAGDGPRRAGLERRARGLPVDFLGFVTGRSTVAALLASADIALAPGPHETFGLAALESLAAGTPVVVSETSALAQIVTPHCGGSSKNTADGFAAEIERVLELPVDGRRIAARLRAEEFGWPASVSGMLSVLGGRAA; this is encoded by the coding sequence GTGCGCATCGTGCAGGTGGCCAACTTCTACGGACCGCGGTCCGGCGGTTTGCGGACGGCCGTCGACCAGCTGGGATCGGGCTACGTCGCAGGCGGCCACGAGGTGACGCTGATCGTGCCGGGAGCGCAGTGGAGCGAGGAACTGCTGCCCTCGGGGGTGGTGCGCATCGAGGTGCCCGCCCCGCAGATCCCGTGCACCGGCGGCTACCGGGTTGCCGACCCACGCCGAGTGTCGGCGGTGGCGTCCGGGCTGCGGCCGGACGTGATCGAGGTATCGGACCGGCTGACGCTGCGCGGCATGGGTAGCTGGGCCGCGCGGCGGGATGTACGCAGCGTGATGATCTCGCACGAACGCCTCGACCGGCTGCTGGCACAGACGATGCCGATGCGTTGTGCGCGTCCCATTGCCGATCTGGCCAATCGCCGCACCGCCGAGCAGTACGACGCCGTTGTGTGTACCACCGAGTTCGCGCAACAGGAGTTCGAGCGCATCGGGGTTCAGAACGTGCATCGGGTGCCACTCGGGGTGGATCTCGACCTGTTTCATCCGCGGCGTCGGCACGTGGGTGATCGGTCGGCATGGTTGGGCAACGCGGATCGTCTGCTGGTGCACTGCGGCCGGTTGTCGGTGGAGAAGCACGTCGAGCGAAGTATCGATTCGCTTGCTGCACTCAATGATTCGGGCATACGTGCTCGATTGGTCATTGCCGGGGACGGTCCCCGCCGGGCCGGCCTGGAACGACGCGCCCGAGGCCTCCCGGTGGACTTCCTGGGCTTCGTCACCGGCCGGTCGACCGTCGCCGCGCTGTTGGCCTCGGCCGATATCGCTCTTGCCCCCGGCCCACACGAGACGTTCGGACTCGCCGCGCTGGAATCACTGGCAGCAGGTACACCCGTCGTCGTCTCCGAGACCTCGGCGCTGGCGCAGATCGTCACCCCGCACTGCGGAGGATCCTCGAAGAACACTGCCGACGGGTTCGCTGCGGAGATCGAGCGAGTACTCGAACTACCGGTGGACGGCCGTCGTATCGCCGCCAGGTTGCGTGCCGAGGAGTTCGGCTGGCCCGCATCGGTGTCCGGAATGCTGTCGGTTCTCGGCGGTCGCGCAGCCTGA